Proteins found in one Paenibacillus wynnii genomic segment:
- a CDS encoding carbohydrate ABC transporter permease, protein MKNKKMKPGEVFFQSLNYLLFGLFTLSCIYPFYYLFINTISSNDLSAAGYIKFYPRDIHFDNYFKVLSISGLSHAALVSVYRTVVGTLLTVGASAFLGYLFTKKEMWGRQVWYRSVVVTMYFSAGLIPWYITMNNLHLTNNYLAYILPSIITPFNIILVKTFVEAIPPSLEESASMDGAGYMRVFWSIIIPLTTPILATITIFSAVNQWNSFIDTAFLMTDTKYFTLQFLLWRYLNESSSLAALIRNSPDMAASIQNMQTPTSVRMTVTMIVVLPILIVYPFFQRFFVKGIMIGAVKG, encoded by the coding sequence TTGAAAAATAAAAAAATGAAGCCCGGCGAGGTTTTTTTTCAAAGCCTAAACTATCTGCTCTTCGGATTATTTACGCTGTCCTGCATTTATCCGTTCTATTATCTATTCATCAATACGATCAGCTCCAATGATTTAAGCGCTGCGGGTTATATCAAATTCTATCCAAGGGATATTCATTTCGACAATTACTTCAAAGTCTTAAGTATAAGCGGCCTTAGTCATGCGGCACTCGTCTCCGTCTATAGAACCGTAGTTGGGACACTGCTTACTGTGGGCGCATCGGCCTTTCTCGGCTATCTTTTTACTAAGAAAGAAATGTGGGGCCGCCAAGTCTGGTACCGCAGCGTGGTAGTCACTATGTATTTCAGCGCAGGACTGATTCCTTGGTATATCACAATGAATAATCTGCACCTGACCAATAACTATCTTGCATATATTTTGCCATCGATTATTACACCCTTCAATATCATTCTAGTCAAAACCTTTGTGGAGGCGATCCCGCCCTCGTTGGAGGAATCAGCCTCCATGGACGGCGCGGGTTACATGCGGGTGTTCTGGAGTATCATTATTCCGCTAACTACACCTATTCTGGCTACGATTACGATTTTCTCTGCGGTGAATCAGTGGAACTCCTTCATAGATACTGCCTTTCTAATGACGGATACCAAATACTTCACACTGCAATTTCTACTATGGCGATACTTGAATGAATCGAGCTCACTTGCCGCGTTAATTCGCAATTCGCCGGATATGGCGGCCAGTATTCAGAACATGCAGACACCAACCTCGGTGAGAATGACCGTTACCATGATTGTCGTTTTGCCGATTCTCATTGTCTATCCGTTCTTCCAGCGTTTCTTTGTGAAGGGGATTATGATCGGTGCTGTAAAGGGTTGA